Proteins from one Polynucleobacter wuianus genomic window:
- a CDS encoding AzlD domain-containing protein encodes MSAMNAMTNALSGWGLWIALVGACLGTYFCRAIGVMLSQSINQDSEIFRWLAAVTYAMVSALTIRLIVMPLGLMATVPLWIRILICALSIGVMVSKPTKRLVPALLTGTLLMVGYGIIR; translated from the coding sequence ATGAGTGCTATGAATGCGATGACCAATGCACTTTCTGGGTGGGGTCTTTGGATTGCTCTTGTTGGCGCCTGCTTAGGTACCTACTTTTGTAGGGCGATTGGTGTAATGCTTTCTCAAAGCATTAATCAAGATAGTGAAATCTTTCGTTGGTTAGCTGCTGTTACCTATGCGATGGTTTCTGCTTTAACTATTCGCTTGATTGTGATGCCCTTGGGATTGATGGCAACAGTCCCTTTGTGGATACGTATTCTGATTTGCGCCTTGAGTATTGGCGTGATGGTGTCTAAGCCTACCAAGCGATTGGTTCCAGCCTTGCTGACTGGAACCTTGCTCATGGTGGGTTACGGCATCATTCGCTAA
- a CDS encoding AzlC family ABC transporter permease, giving the protein MSSADQPYIDPSEIALEGSAAERFKNPNDAFWSGIRDAAGAPAMVLFAGMVGFGAMGKTNGFDVWFTTFTSFFMFALPGQVVLLEMAITGSSVLAIALAVTLTSTRFITMTVTLFPQFHQKDRNRSLYASVHLLAMTAWAISMREFHAIETKHRLAYFVGLGLLCWLISIPGTILGFYLAGMVPPAITLGLVFINPLFFLLTFTEVKPWINRIAILMGCVFGPIFFMIDRDTSLLTAGLIGGTLAYFIDRQFLRKKPGVIG; this is encoded by the coding sequence ATGTCATCAGCCGATCAACCTTATATAGATCCCAGTGAAATCGCGCTGGAAGGTTCAGCCGCTGAGCGCTTTAAGAACCCTAATGACGCATTTTGGTCGGGCATACGAGACGCTGCTGGAGCGCCAGCAATGGTTTTGTTTGCTGGCATGGTGGGTTTCGGCGCTATGGGTAAGACCAATGGCTTTGATGTTTGGTTTACCACCTTCACTTCATTTTTCATGTTTGCATTACCAGGGCAGGTAGTCTTGCTTGAGATGGCTATTACTGGTTCATCAGTCCTTGCCATTGCTTTGGCGGTGACATTAACTTCGACCCGTTTTATTACCATGACGGTCACGCTCTTTCCGCAGTTTCATCAAAAAGATCGCAATCGAAGTTTGTACGCCTCGGTGCATTTGTTGGCGATGACTGCATGGGCAATCTCGATGAGAGAGTTTCATGCAATTGAGACTAAGCATCGCTTAGCGTATTTTGTTGGCCTCGGTTTGCTCTGTTGGTTGATTTCAATTCCCGGGACCATCTTAGGTTTCTACTTAGCAGGCATGGTGCCACCTGCTATTACGCTAGGTCTCGTATTTATTAATCCACTCTTTTTCTTGCTGACTTTCACAGAAGTGAAGCCTTGGATTAATCGCATTGCTATTTTGATGGGTTGCGTATTTGGACCAATATTTTTTATGATTGACCGCGATACCAGCTTGCTTACGGCTGGTCTCATCGGGGGCACATTGGCTTACTTTATTGATCGCCAGTTCTTGCGCAAGAAACCTGGAGTGATCGGGTAA
- the queG gene encoding tRNA epoxyqueuosine(34) reductase QueG yields the protein MPLSSNLSTLDESELQTWLGEKAVKLGFNGLRITNTHLGSASERLQEWLAEGRHGHMEYMQRHANLRSDPGLLVPGTVRVICVTMNYLPVDCDFDREWKRLEDPAQAIVSMYARGRDYHKVLRNRLQDFAKAIEEKIGTFGYRVFTDSAPLMEVELARKAGLGWRGKHTLLLNRESGSTFFLGEILVDVPLPIDQESEEHCGTCTSCIDVCPTQAITAPYQLDARRCISYLTIENPESIPMEFRRAMGNRVYGCDDCQLICPWNKFAKRTQLPDFAQRHGLGQASLLHLWSWTEAEFEQRHEGSAIRRIGYSRWRRNLAVAMGNALRGPRIADHEKEEIRKALSMGMATADSLVTEHIQWALNPSS from the coding sequence ATGCCTTTATCTAGCAACCTTTCTACTCTAGACGAGTCTGAGTTACAAACTTGGCTTGGAGAAAAGGCTGTAAAGCTGGGCTTTAATGGTCTACGCATTACCAATACTCATTTAGGCTCGGCAAGTGAGCGTTTGCAGGAGTGGTTAGCAGAGGGTCGTCATGGCCATATGGAATACATGCAGCGCCATGCCAATCTTCGCTCAGACCCAGGGTTATTGGTCCCAGGTACGGTACGAGTGATTTGCGTAACGATGAACTATCTTCCTGTAGATTGTGATTTTGATCGCGAGTGGAAGAGATTGGAAGATCCAGCACAAGCTATAGTCTCGATGTATGCCAGAGGGCGTGATTATCACAAAGTACTGCGCAATCGTTTGCAAGATTTTGCTAAAGCTATCGAAGAAAAAATCGGAACCTTTGGATATCGAGTCTTTACTGATTCCGCACCTTTGATGGAAGTAGAGCTGGCACGTAAAGCAGGTTTAGGTTGGCGCGGCAAACATACCCTGTTGCTCAATCGAGAATCTGGCTCCACCTTTTTCTTGGGCGAGATTTTGGTTGATGTGCCACTGCCGATTGATCAAGAGTCTGAAGAGCATTGCGGTACCTGCACCTCCTGCATCGATGTCTGCCCCACCCAAGCTATCACTGCGCCATATCAATTAGATGCCCGTCGTTGCATCTCTTATCTCACCATTGAAAATCCCGAGTCAATTCCAATGGAGTTTCGTAGGGCAATGGGTAATCGAGTGTATGGCTGTGATGACTGTCAGCTCATTTGCCCATGGAATAAGTTTGCTAAGCGAACACAGTTACCAGATTTTGCTCAGCGCCATGGCCTGGGGCAGGCGAGCCTCTTGCATTTATGGTCATGGACGGAAGCGGAGTTTGAGCAACGCCATGAGGGGAGTGCCATTCGACGCATTGGTTATAGTCGATGGCGTCGTAATCTTGCGGTAGCAATGGGTAATGCACTTAGAGGCCCAAGGATTGCCGATCATGAAAAAGAAGAAATTCGTAAAGCCTTAAGTATGGGAATGGCAACTGCAGATTCATTGGTGACTGAACATATTCAGTGGGCTCTGAACCCTTCTTCTTGA
- the tsaE gene encoding tRNA (adenosine(37)-N6)-threonylcarbamoyltransferase complex ATPase subunit type 1 TsaE has translation MAKTLETLKQHCRQEADTACLAKHLAASISGFIEQNPLGHLNISLVGNLGAGKTTFARHLIQSMGHLGKVKSPTYTLCEPYSLKTKRSAYTAHHFDLYRMREPLEWQEVGFAEYFDIPGFCLVEWPEKAEGSLPPFDLEIELMAGTDENERIITINAFLNDGLYVLNHLKKTLSK, from the coding sequence ATGGCCAAAACACTAGAAACACTTAAGCAACATTGTAGGCAGGAAGCGGATACCGCATGCCTTGCCAAACATCTTGCCGCCAGTATTTCTGGATTTATAGAACAAAATCCACTGGGGCACCTCAATATCTCTCTGGTAGGTAATTTAGGCGCAGGTAAAACAACCTTTGCACGACACCTGATTCAGTCCATGGGCCATTTAGGAAAGGTAAAGAGTCCAACCTATACCTTATGCGAGCCCTACTCACTTAAAACTAAGAGAAGTGCTTACACAGCTCATCACTTTGATCTCTACAGAATGCGAGAGCCCCTGGAATGGCAAGAAGTAGGATTTGCAGAGTATTTTGATATCCCCGGTTTTTGCCTCGTTGAGTGGCCAGAAAAGGCAGAGGGAAGCTTGCCACCTTTTGACCTCGAAATTGAATTAATGGCTGGCACTGATGAGAATGAGCGAATAATCACAATCAACGCATTTTTAAATGATGGCCTCTATGTTCTAAATCATTTAAAGAAGACCTTGTCTAAATAA
- a CDS encoding N-acetylmuramoyl-L-alanine amidase yields the protein MRIKKALGQTNLSRRQHLKTTAKFLSFALLFTEVEIAWGAKILGVRIWPSEDYTRITLESDTPLPITQQILTNPDRLVVDVQGLELNPTLKDLVAKVKPNDPYVSQIRVGQFQPGIVRLVFDLKEPIKPQLFTLDPVAEYNYRMVFDLYPTTPPDPLMELVKSSARKESALAKSNEEVDLIAQFATKKEKEAAKTPAAPTAQAIPEMKQAPAPAKYQRLITIAIDPGHGGEDPGAIGSLGSREKHVVLSIAKRLKDKIENEAYMRPFLTRDGDYFVPLHVRVQKARRVEADLFVSIHADAFIQPHAKGASVFALSQMGASSTMARWMANKENASDLVGGINIKTQDRQVANLLLDMSTTAQIKDSLQVGNSVLKQIGGFAPLHKGKVEQASFAVLKAPDIPSILVETAFISNPQEEARLNDDGYQDRIAEAILKGIKDYFSKNPPVARRATT from the coding sequence ATGCGCATCAAGAAAGCCTTAGGGCAAACTAATCTTTCGAGAAGACAGCACCTGAAAACGACCGCAAAGTTTTTAAGCTTTGCTTTACTTTTTACAGAGGTAGAAATCGCTTGGGGCGCCAAGATATTAGGTGTGCGTATTTGGCCTTCTGAAGATTACACGCGCATTACCCTAGAATCCGATACCCCCCTACCAATTACGCAACAGATTCTAACTAACCCCGATCGCTTAGTTGTGGATGTTCAAGGTCTTGAACTCAATCCCACACTCAAGGATCTGGTTGCTAAAGTAAAGCCAAATGATCCCTATGTTTCACAAATTCGGGTGGGCCAATTTCAGCCAGGCATTGTGCGCTTGGTATTTGACTTAAAGGAGCCCATCAAACCTCAGCTCTTCACGCTAGACCCTGTAGCTGAGTACAACTACCGAATGGTATTTGATTTGTATCCCACCACTCCGCCAGACCCGCTGATGGAGTTAGTCAAGAGCAGTGCTCGCAAAGAAAGTGCTCTTGCAAAATCTAATGAAGAAGTGGATTTGATTGCGCAGTTTGCTACTAAGAAAGAGAAGGAGGCTGCAAAGACCCCGGCAGCACCGACCGCCCAAGCTATTCCAGAGATGAAACAAGCTCCTGCACCAGCAAAATATCAACGCTTGATTACCATTGCGATTGATCCAGGGCATGGAGGAGAAGATCCCGGCGCTATTGGATCTTTGGGCTCTAGAGAAAAGCATGTCGTACTTTCCATTGCCAAGCGACTCAAAGACAAGATTGAGAATGAAGCTTATATGCGCCCTTTCTTAACGAGAGATGGTGATTACTTTGTGCCGTTACACGTCAGAGTACAGAAAGCCAGACGAGTTGAAGCTGATCTTTTTGTCTCGATTCATGCAGATGCGTTTATTCAGCCCCATGCCAAAGGTGCCTCAGTATTTGCTCTTTCGCAAATGGGAGCTAGTAGCACCATGGCGCGTTGGATGGCCAACAAAGAGAATGCTTCTGATCTCGTAGGCGGCATCAATATCAAAACTCAAGATCGACAAGTGGCCAACCTTCTTTTAGACATGTCGACTACTGCTCAAATTAAAGATTCGCTGCAGGTCGGTAACTCTGTTCTGAAGCAAATTGGCGGTTTTGCACCCCTGCATAAAGGTAAGGTAGAACAGGCCAGCTTTGCTGTTCTGAAAGCTCCAGACATCCCCTCTATCCTAGTAGAGACAGCATTTATTAGTAATCCACAGGAAGAAGCCAGGCTTAATGATGATGGCTATCAAGACCGCATTGCTGAAGCTATTTTGAAGGGAATTAAGGACTATTTCTCTAAAAATCCGCCAGTAGCTAGGCGGGCTACTACATAG
- a CDS encoding thiamine pyrophosphate-dependent enzyme has translation MKKNAAQVLVEVLESAGVKHIYGVVGDTLNYVTDELSKSSIEWVHTRHEEVGAFAATADSYMTGNLAGCAGSCGPGTLHLINGVYEAHRARVPLIVIASQIDTMTLGMDMPQEVDYQKVFSDCSVFCEQVYNAEQMRRVAVLACQAAISKKGPAVIILPVDISKAEVEDEIQYSVHFPKSICTPSEDDLNQVAQILAKGKKIGIYAGIGCEGAHDLLVELAKKLKAPIAHTSRAIDIVAYDNPYNVGMTGLLGIHSGFHMMSECETLLLLGADFAWGQFYPQHAKIIQIDREASRLGRRHPIALGLQGDVIPTLEKLIPMLKERSEDQFLNECLEVSKKTQAALKVEEEIGDGKVIHPQYMAKLLSQYADEDALFTADTGTCWVWALRHIKVNGFRKFLMSLRHGTMANSMPMALGLKKAYPDRQVIALCGDGGLAMLMGDLLTINQEDLPIKIVVVNNGALDFVELEMKAEGLLNNYTDLHNPSFAKIAEAVGIKAFEVKNAFELDGIIQEFLAHKGPALLDVYTNRSELVMPPTVDLGNVIGMATYSAKAILNGRITDVKTLMANTLQSAKRELKN, from the coding sequence ATGAAAAAGAATGCAGCCCAAGTTCTCGTGGAGGTATTAGAGTCTGCTGGTGTAAAGCATATTTATGGTGTGGTGGGGGATACTTTAAATTATGTAACAGACGAATTATCTAAAAGCAGTATTGAGTGGGTTCATACAAGGCATGAAGAAGTGGGGGCATTTGCAGCAACTGCTGATTCATATATGACTGGTAACCTGGCTGGCTGCGCAGGCTCTTGTGGACCAGGAACTCTTCATTTGATTAATGGGGTATACGAGGCTCATCGAGCACGTGTCCCATTAATTGTGATTGCCAGTCAAATTGATACCATGACCTTAGGTATGGATATGCCTCAAGAGGTTGATTATCAAAAGGTATTTTCCGACTGTTCGGTATTTTGTGAGCAAGTCTATAACGCTGAACAGATGAGAAGGGTTGCTGTTTTAGCATGTCAAGCAGCTATCAGCAAAAAGGGTCCGGCTGTCATTATTCTGCCAGTGGATATCAGCAAGGCTGAAGTTGAGGATGAAATTCAATACTCAGTTCACTTTCCTAAATCGATCTGTACTCCCTCAGAGGATGATTTAAATCAAGTTGCGCAAATACTTGCAAAGGGTAAAAAGATAGGTATTTATGCTGGAATTGGTTGCGAAGGCGCGCATGATTTGTTGGTGGAGCTGGCAAAAAAACTAAAAGCACCCATTGCCCACACCTCAAGGGCTATTGATATCGTTGCATACGACAATCCCTATAACGTAGGCATGACTGGTTTATTGGGTATCCATTCTGGCTTTCATATGATGTCTGAGTGCGAAACCCTGCTTTTACTTGGGGCTGACTTTGCTTGGGGTCAGTTTTATCCCCAACACGCCAAAATCATTCAAATTGATCGCGAAGCTTCTCGCCTTGGTAGAAGGCATCCGATTGCCCTGGGTCTTCAAGGTGACGTCATTCCAACATTGGAAAAATTGATCCCAATGCTTAAGGAGCGTTCTGAAGATCAATTTCTAAATGAATGTTTAGAAGTATCGAAAAAGACACAGGCAGCACTTAAGGTGGAAGAAGAGATTGGTGATGGCAAGGTAATTCATCCCCAATATATGGCCAAATTATTGAGTCAATATGCAGATGAAGATGCTTTATTTACCGCCGATACAGGCACATGCTGGGTTTGGGCACTTCGACATATCAAGGTAAATGGGTTCAGAAAATTTTTGATGAGCTTAAGGCATGGAACCATGGCAAATAGTATGCCCATGGCGCTTGGACTTAAGAAGGCATACCCAGATCGTCAGGTGATAGCGCTCTGCGGCGATGGCGGTCTGGCTATGCTTATGGGTGATTTACTGACGATTAATCAAGAAGATTTGCCAATTAAGATCGTGGTCGTTAATAACGGCGCACTTGATTTTGTCGAGTTAGAGATGAAGGCTGAGGGTTTATTAAATAACTACACGGATCTCCATAACCCTAGTTTTGCCAAGATTGCAGAGGCTGTTGGTATCAAAGCATTTGAAGTTAAAAATGCTTTTGAGCTTGATGGAATAATACAAGAGTTTTTAGCTCATAAGGGCCCAGCGCTCCTTGACGTTTATACCAATCGTTCTGAGTTAGTTATGCCTCCAACGGTGGACCTGGGTAATGTTATAGGGATGGCCACCTACAGTGCCAAGGCAATCTTAAATGGTCGTATTACCGATGTGAAAACGCTGATGGCAAATACATTACAGAGTGCTAAGCGTGAATTAAAGAACTAA
- a CDS encoding c-type cytochrome, with amino-acid sequence MKKIKLTLAVFQAATALVFLTTHLAFAQTPEKRGEYLARAGDCISCHTAPGGQPFAGGLKMNTPFGYLLTPNITPDVKTGIGSWSKDEFFRAIHDGVNKKDQDMYPAMPFTSYAKVSREDVDAIYDYLRTVKPVANEISINHLAFPFNIRTSMFFWRELFFSPGFFKPDSSQSASWNRGAYLVEGLGHCSECHSPRNVMGAIEQSKAFTGALVDGWFALNLTSNLRTGLGSWSAGDIANYLKTGKYPGKTSALGPMEEVVHNSTSYLNDADLLAMGVYLKSLPANSSLNNVNKVIDKSTLEGARLYIDNCSGCHQSSGRGIQNVIPPLASNPAVLAPNGSNVVKVIIRGIGSRNGYIPMPSFASRLSDEEIAQLSNYVRGSWGNAAAPNVTEAMVKHIRANPGI; translated from the coding sequence ATGAAAAAAATTAAGTTAACCCTTGCCGTATTCCAGGCTGCTACTGCGCTTGTCTTTCTCACCACCCATTTAGCTTTTGCACAGACCCCCGAGAAAAGAGGGGAGTACCTTGCTAGGGCGGGGGACTGTATTTCTTGTCATACTGCACCTGGCGGTCAGCCTTTTGCCGGTGGACTCAAAATGAATACCCCTTTTGGTTACCTGCTGACACCGAACATTACCCCTGATGTGAAGACTGGAATTGGCTCATGGAGCAAGGATGAGTTTTTTAGAGCAATTCATGATGGTGTCAATAAAAAAGACCAGGATATGTATCCTGCAATGCCTTTTACCTCCTATGCCAAAGTGAGTCGTGAGGATGTTGATGCAATTTACGACTATTTAAGAACGGTTAAACCGGTTGCAAACGAGATTTCCATCAATCATCTTGCATTTCCATTCAATATCCGCACATCCATGTTCTTTTGGAGAGAGTTATTCTTCTCCCCAGGTTTTTTTAAGCCTGATTCTTCGCAATCTGCCTCATGGAATCGTGGTGCCTACCTAGTTGAGGGGCTGGGACATTGCAGTGAATGTCACTCACCTCGTAATGTCATGGGTGCTATTGAGCAATCAAAGGCATTTACTGGTGCTTTAGTTGATGGATGGTTTGCTCTCAACCTTACATCCAATTTGCGAACTGGACTAGGTTCATGGTCTGCAGGGGATATTGCAAATTATCTAAAAACGGGGAAGTATCCTGGAAAAACTTCGGCTCTGGGCCCGATGGAAGAGGTTGTACATAACAGCACAAGCTATCTCAACGATGCTGATTTGTTAGCAATGGGTGTTTACCTTAAAAGTCTGCCTGCAAATTCAAGTTTAAACAATGTAAATAAGGTGATTGATAAGTCAACACTAGAAGGTGCTCGTCTTTACATTGATAACTGCAGCGGTTGTCATCAGTCAAGTGGCCGTGGCATCCAAAACGTCATTCCCCCTTTAGCAAGTAACCCTGCCGTATTAGCTCCAAATGGATCAAATGTTGTGAAAGTCATCATTCGAGGGATTGGTAGTCGTAATGGTTATATTCCGATGCCATCTTTTGCCTCACGATTAAGTGACGAAGAAATCGCACAACTTAGCAACTATGTACGAGGTAGTTGGGGTAATGCAGCAGCACCAAATGTCACTGAGGCAATGGTTAAACATATTCGTGCTAATCCAGGGATCTAA
- a CDS encoding ion channel: MTNFQNPLKLLAFYAENIFGSGIDVFMLSAIVIFVIHSFLVLSITRGFGRFITGNSVSWKARVSFLPYAFVMFLIVMTHMMDLLFYAYMLDGMGVFSDPLASFYFAGEMYTTVGYGNYQLSPEWRGLPLVIAFSGIFAISISGAGLFNMLQMLLDERNKSK; this comes from the coding sequence ATGACTAACTTTCAAAACCCACTCAAGCTACTCGCTTTTTATGCTGAGAATATCTTTGGTAGCGGTATAGATGTTTTCATGCTTTCCGCAATCGTAATTTTTGTAATTCATAGCTTTTTAGTGCTTTCAATTACAAGAGGTTTTGGGCGCTTCATTACAGGAAATTCTGTCAGCTGGAAAGCAAGGGTAAGTTTTCTACCTTATGCATTTGTAATGTTTCTTATTGTGATGACTCACATGATGGATCTGCTCTTTTATGCTTACATGTTAGATGGTATGGGCGTTTTTTCTGATCCGCTAGCTTCATTTTATTTTGCTGGGGAGATGTACACCACCGTGGGATATGGCAATTATCAACTTTCGCCAGAATGGCGCGGTCTTCCATTGGTTATTGCATTTTCGGGCATATTTGCCATCTCTATATCAGGTGCTGGTCTATTTAATATGCTGCAAATGTTACTAGACGAGCGAAATAAAAGTAAGTGA